The genomic stretch ATTTTCTGCTTCTCGAATCCAAGTGGGACTTTCCCTATTTATCGTTTTGCGCATTAGATCCCCCCTCTCTCAGAACAGAAGGGAACACCCAATCGAATAATCTTAAGTGCTCTCGCCTTACTCACTAGGGCCTGTAATAGCTATCAGATTCATTCAGTTAAACTCTGAAATGATCCTTAAACATTCCTTGGCATTTTATCACATGGATTTTCAATCCTGAGCGAGTCTTGGGAATTGACAATAGGGTTTAAAATTTAACTATTCAAGTAATTAGTTCGCCCAAAATTGCTACGTAAGGAAGCACCCCCCAAGCATGTACTCGATTCAAGCATAGGACAAGCAAGAACTTTCTAAAGCATAAAATGATGTTGAGAATAGAGTAACTGAGATTGCCCCTGATCTCAAAGTAAGGGGGGGCATGAGCTTGTCGAGGATCACTAATACTCGACACAGGTATCACAAGCGCCCTATTAAAGTAACTACTTGCAATAGTAAACAACTGAACACCAGAGACAGTGTTCTCAGTTTATTAAAAAAGTTACCGAGTAAAGGACTCACATAGCAAAAGCGAAAACGATTACCTTAGGATTCAACTCTGGATCCCCACCAGAATCAACAATACACCCTTTTATCTTCTCTGTAAGATCAGGTCTTCCTTGCATATGAGTAAGAATAGAACCATATCTGCAAACACAACCAAAGACACGAGCATTCACAATTCGCACAAAGAATCACATCCATTACAATTGACACATTCCAAAACCTTAACATTCTGATCAATTTGGTACAATGTCATATAATAGAGGGCCAATAACGAGTTTTGGGTACAAGTTTAGCTTCATCCTAATCCTATGTTAATGCCCCTCCTTAAACTAGTAATTGGTTTCGCCACCTTCATTTCCATTATCAATTATTCCCTCCGTCCTAATAAATTCTTCacctcttttatttcttttgagAGACATTTCAATCAATGGTAAACAAATGAACTAGATGAAAGAGTCTCAGGAAATGAAATGAACTTTAAAATCATTGCACAGTGCAGAATTGCagatcaaactaaaaataaagtcTCCCTTAAAACGGTTGTATAAATTTAAATTGCGAAACAGGCCCAAACTAATTAACCTGAACACGATTTGTTTCCCAATAGCGATtgataaaaccgtcttacacaagactaaacaaacgaaacAGAATAACAGGATGATCAACCTACACAAGCCAACCAGTAGTACTAAAAGTATGAAAGATCAAATTCCGATCTCGATCTCCACCATTATCATTCGACAACCACGAAACAATCTCATTTGCAAGAATCTCAATCCGCTTCTCAACCGTCTTCCCTAAATCCACCCGCATCGCATCCGCCACCGGCACGACAAACGTAACCGCATCAATCCCTCGCGAAGTGTACAATTCCGCGTACCTCCTCAAATGCTTCTGCGTCGCACCTAACCACCCTAGCACCACCACCGCCGATTTCGGCTTCACAGCGGCGGAAACTCCTCCTCCACCGCCATCGCCGCCGCCTCCGCCACCGCCGCCGATGACGGAGTTCTGAGGAGAGCGGTGCCAGGTGAAGAAACTGGGATCCGAAGGGGTGGGATTAGGGtttgaggaggaggagagagaaaGGAGGAAGGATAATTTGGGGAAATTGGGGGAGGAAGGGAAAACGCCGTCGTATGAGGAAGAGAAGGAAAGGGATTTGGTGCGGAGAGGTGTACGGGAGAGAAGGTGAGGGTGAGTACGGAGGTGAAGTTTGGAGGAGAGAATGGTGGTGGCTGTGACGGTGGTGATGCGGTGGTTGAGGAGGAATGGGTTTATTAGTCTCATTGATGTTTCCATGCTGGCTGTTATTCGAGTGTTGCGAGTTTTAGAGCTCTCGTCCAAATGTCACATAAATGTAGCTCTAAGTTTTAAATTTTAATCTTCTCTATATTAATCCAGAAGCATTTCAAGCAATTTCATGCTTCCACGTCATTAATATgcagtttttattttttattttttttccggAAATTGAGTTAGTGGTGGGGCCTACTGGTGTACAAATgcatttatttgataaaatgtcGCGCGGTTAAACACACTTGATAAAAGTCGATAATTAATTGTATTCTAATTAACTTCGCAAGATTTTGTTTACAGAAATTAATTTCATTGAGGCAATTAATTACATAACTAGTTTTGAAACCCGTGAAAAAATCACGGGTCTTATATAAGTTTTCCTGTTTTAGTTAATACTACCTGCATAAACACATATTATTTGGAACATGATAAATGATAAAGTAAGATGTAAATTACGAAAGTTAAACATAATAACACGGTACTCTGTACTATGACTACTGTCAACTCCCTTTATTTGTTTTCCTATTTTATCCTCGTTCTATTTTCAAgggtttaaattatcaaattttgAGAGATTTCGCGGTTTTTATTTTAAATGGTTTTTTAGCTattcaaattttttttattatggtctttatataatcaaataataattaaaattaattaTAAGAATGTCAATACTTTAGTTAGTCTTTAACTATATTATATTGTGTAGATTAAATTTTTATTCCATAGATAAAAATGATAGAAATTAATGAATGTACAAATCCTATGTGTATTAAAATTAAATGTGTGAAGATGatgtggaataaaattaaatatgttaaggtagccttttaattatatagtATAGATTAATTATAAAGTCCATAATTACAATTAAATATATTGTCTATTTAAATAGACTGTATTAAGGCAATAAATTTTGGACGGAACTAAGATTGTCTAAGAATAATATAAATACAAATGGAAATTACGATACAACTTTTGCTGAAAAAAGAGTTGTACTAATAAATTAgccaattattattataaatgaaatagagtataaaatattcatgtatatttattaatatattttaaATGTCAATTATTATATAAATGTTCTTCaaaacatacccgtgcaattttgcacgggttgaaaactaGTTGTTGTTTAAGACCGTAACTTAAAATGACCCCTCATAAGTCACATACGATTAAAATAGATATAGAAACTATAAAAGACATTGTGAGAGTTCCTAAGTTAGGTGAGTCTTACACAAGACCAATTATAAGACACTACGACCTATGATCAACACTTTCAAGTAAAACGGAATAATATTAGTATAAATTGAACCGAAAATGTTTTAATTGATATCAATTGAATTGGATTGAATGTAATCGAAGAGAAATAGAATTAAGTTCAAAACAATAGCTTAAAGGTTTTTTCTAAAATGTACTGTAAGGTCACATGTTAATAATCTTAATATGGTAAGATTAACAatatattctcactaattatggtaatAATGAGTTTATACTTGAATATCTCATGAGAATATGTTATCAATCTTATCATATTAAGATTATTAACATGAGTCTTTAGGACACATTTTAGAAAAAGCCTAGCTTAAATTGTAATGTATTGCAATAGCTCTCGTGGTAAATGCAATGTAATTTGTTTTAATTAAGGAAATGAACAATTTTCTTCTCATGGCCACTATAAGGTGACATGAGTCATGACTGAGTGCTGGACTGGCATGTAAACAGAAACGCAGTTAATAGATAGTACTAACTTTCTGTTCGCATATGGACCAACCAGGCAACCGGTCAACTAATAATGTACATGTTGAACACGAGGCACGATCCAACAAGGTCCATTTTCACGTAGGGCTTAGTTTCAGTTACCAAGCATATTAGTTCGTCAATCTCGTGCCAATTTGTTTGGAACTTCACTGCAACCACTGACGTTCTTTTAACCATAGTCATAACATAACACAAGGAGACTGCTACTGTCATATTGTCGTACATTATTTAACTTGTGTACAGGGGCGGAATCAAAAATGAATTCCATCTAAGTCTAGatttatagataattgaaagTTTGAAACGTATTGGTTAAGGAAAAATTCAAATCGTTGGCAGATCCACGTATGAGTTTCTGAGCCCTCAGACACTCGAAAAGTGAatgttttttatgtttttttgtcCAACTTATAggctaaataaaaaaaattgcatTTTACACAAAAATTGCCTTAATATCTACTCCGACACTTTACTTAACACTTCAATTTTGACCACAAATTAGGAAACTTCATCCAAAATAGCCGTGTCCGACACTCCGACACGTGTCAAACACGACACCGTTCGAATAGTTGGAGTAACACAGCTTAATAAACACCATGAGCAGTAATTCTTGTATGAGACGATCTCACACTGTAAGACGGACTCATTATATAAAAGGACAACTTAACAAATTTTTTTATCCACCAAAACTTTCTTCAGTGGTAGTGGAACCCGTGTATTCTTGACAGGTAACAGACACAACTACCAACTTATGTATCAAATGTGCACTAGATTGTATTTGTAATTGCTTCTAGGACTATAGCCCTAGTAACGAAAACTAGATCCGCCCGTGCTTGTGTATTAAATAGCTTTCCCATGTGATGTTTGGCActagtagacctggcaaaacgggttaACGGGTCGAGTTTGAgtcgggccaattcgggtcgggtcaattcaggTCTTTCGTTGTTCggggttaattcgggtcgggacaggtcttttcgggtttcgggtttgttgtcgggtctgttttgggtcaagcaggtcgggttgtttcgggtcgggttattttcgtgtcaatgaataatagagaatagccatttcaagtcttttcggttcaattagagatatattttgtcgggtcattttcgggtttgatggtttcgGATCGGGTAATTTTCGGGTCGGGCCAGTACGGATCAAGAAAGCttgggtcatgttcgggtcgggtagggtcaattcgggtttttgggtcacattcgggtgatacagttcgggtcacttcgggtctcgggtcatctTTTTCGGGTCAGGTCAATCGGGTCGGtttgcttttgccaggtctaactgGTATCCCCAAGTGTCCTCcattgctcctcaaattttgtgtggcctctTTCTGTGACCCGAGAAAACTTTTGTGTGATTTCTAGAGAATTTTTCCCGAGACCCtgaaatctcgaaaaccgtgtattatacccttcattttgagccgttcgggaggtcgtactggaccccgTTTCCTTTTCTCCCCGAGGTCATTGCAGGAGTAAATCTATTCGATTTCCGCCCCAAATAACGAGTCTTAATTCATTTTTCACTATTATCCGAGGTTCCACAAATGCTTCTTAATCGCATatcggtacccccaaatgtctttcgttgctcctcaaattttgtgtggcctctTTCTGTGACCCGATAAAACTTttgtgtgatttccagagaattttttcAAGACCCTAAAATctcaaaaatcgtgtattatacacttcattttgagctgttcgggaggtcgtaccggaccacgtttctttttctccccgtttttcaaccacgtgtccgaggtcattgcgGGAGTAGACCTATTCGATTTCCGCCCCAAATAACGAGTTAATTAAtgtttcacgattatccgagtttcgacgaatgctgcttAATCGCTTACCGATACCCCCAAATGTCCgccgttgctcctcaaattttgtgtggctgctttCTGTGACTCGAAAATTTTTTTGtatgatttccagagaattttttcCGAGGCCCTGATATCTcgaaaccgtgtaatatacacttcatgttgagccgttcgggaggtcgtaccgcacTACATATCTTTTCTTCCCGATTTTTCaaccacgtgtccgaggtcattgtAGGAGTAAATTTATTCGATTCCAACCCCAAATAACGAGTAATAAATCATTCTTCACGATTTTTGAGGTGCGACGAATGCTGGTTAATCGCATACTAGCatccccaaatgtcatccgttgctcctcaaattttgtgtggcagCTTTATGTGACCCGAGAAAACTTTTGATTGATTTCCAGAGAAATTTTTTTCCGAGACCCTAAAAtatcgaaaaccgtgtattatacaattcattttaaaccgtttgggaggtcgtaccggactacgtttctttttctccctatttttc from Silene latifolia isolate original U9 population chromosome 2, ASM4854445v1, whole genome shotgun sequence encodes the following:
- the LOC141643595 gene encoding uncharacterized protein LOC141643595, which produces METSMRLINPFLLNHRITTVTATTILSSKLHLRTHPHLLSRTPLRTKSLSFSSSYDGVFPSSPNFPKLSFLLSLSSSSNPNPTPSDPSFFTWHRSPQNSVIGGGGGGGGDGGGGGVSAAVKPKSAVVVLGWLGATQKHLRRYAELYTSRGIDAVTFVVPVADAMRVDLGKTVEKRIEILANEIVSWLSNDNGGDRDRNLIFHTFSTTGWLVYGSILTHMQGRPDLTEKIKGCIVDSGGDPELNPKVWAAGFGAALLKKRNTRVSLAESKPATGNDNDKPKLQEEDPDILEDVVLAALETMFTMVFKFTCVNQKLSRIISHLTENQPDCPQLYLYSTGDKVIRYRTVESFIEQQKRRGRKVTSFNFGSSPHVDHYRTFPELYSSYVNSFVSDVLGAGKPT